The following coding sequences lie in one Paenibacillus durus ATCC 35681 genomic window:
- a CDS encoding ABC transporter permease yields the protein MNKMGTIIGFTFKNKVRTKSFLVTTLILVLLLSIGMNIPYFIKVFKGEDGSGSAPSPGVHIAVIAENGSRAAQLLQTYAQQSGTGATVVPYASADDTGLKQALSDGKVDGYLTLTEQDGMGLASVVYHSKDDSSEEQSFLRSALQQVNAQLIAGDRLTPQQIAAMNAPVQLGTEKISADGESAQNKSHPLINYVIVYVLLILFFMSIMMTGNMIAAEVTSEKSSRIMEILITSASPLAQMFGKVIGIFLVGLLQIAIIAAAIAANLMLPHNSSVLQDFNLDLGQLSASLLVYGIILYILGYFLYALMYAAVGSIVSRTEDLGQAVMPIMMLGFVNFYVPLFSISNPNILLVKVTSYVPFTSPLSMLLRIGVGDVAVWEIIVSLLILLVTIFGMGWLAAKIYRTGVLMYGKRPSIKELRKAMKAYKI from the coding sequence ATGAATAAGATGGGAACGATTATCGGGTTTACGTTCAAGAACAAGGTGAGAACGAAATCCTTTCTTGTAACAACGCTGATTTTGGTTCTGCTGCTCAGTATCGGAATGAATATCCCTTATTTCATCAAAGTGTTCAAGGGTGAAGACGGAAGCGGAAGCGCTCCAAGCCCGGGTGTTCACATTGCGGTCATTGCGGAGAACGGCAGCCGCGCGGCGCAACTTCTGCAGACTTACGCGCAGCAGTCGGGAACGGGAGCGACGGTCGTTCCGTACGCTTCAGCGGATGACACTGGCCTGAAGCAGGCTTTGTCGGACGGCAAAGTGGACGGATATCTTACCTTAACGGAGCAGGATGGTATGGGACTCGCTTCGGTCGTCTACCATTCCAAGGACGATAGTTCAGAGGAGCAGAGCTTCCTCCGGAGCGCTCTCCAGCAGGTCAACGCGCAGCTGATCGCGGGCGACCGGCTGACGCCGCAGCAGATCGCGGCCATGAACGCGCCGGTGCAGCTTGGCACCGAGAAGATCAGCGCGGACGGCGAGTCGGCTCAGAATAAATCGCATCCGTTAATCAACTATGTTATTGTCTACGTCTTGCTTATTCTGTTCTTTATGTCGATTATGATGACCGGCAATATGATCGCGGCGGAAGTTACTTCGGAGAAAAGCTCGCGCATCATGGAAATCCTGATTACCAGCGCCTCGCCGCTGGCGCAAATGTTCGGCAAGGTCATCGGCATTTTCCTGGTCGGCCTGCTGCAAATCGCCATTATCGCGGCCGCCATCGCCGCCAACCTGATGCTGCCGCATAATTCAAGCGTTCTGCAGGATTTCAATCTCGACCTGGGACAGCTCAGCGCCAGTCTGCTGGTCTACGGAATCATTCTTTATATTCTCGGCTACTTCCTGTACGCTCTGATGTACGCCGCCGTCGGCTCCATCGTCAGCCGCACCGAGGATCTCGGGCAGGCCGTAATGCCGATCATGATGCTTGGTTTCGTGAACTTCTACGTTCCGCTGTTCAGCATCTCGAACCCGAACATCCTGTTGGTCAAGGTTACGAGCTATGTGCCATTCACCTCGCCCCTCAGCATGCTTCTGCGAATCGGCGTCGGCGACGTCGCCGTCTGGGAAATTATCGTGTCGCTGCTGATTCTGCTTGTCACAATCTTCGGCATGGGCTGGCTGGCCGCGAAGATCTACCGCACCGGCGTGCTGATGTACGGCAAGCGCCCAAGTATCAAGGAGCTGCGCAAGGCGATGAAGGCTTATAAGATCTGA
- a CDS encoding IS630 family transposase (programmed frameshift): protein MKKRDYIVSLNAEQQEELKRMCSQGKSTARALRRAQILLWADENRPGGKLSDVEIAERSNVHTNTVHLVRKRFAEQGLQATLERKKRLTPPNPPKVTGELEAQIIALSCSPPPEGKSRWSLRMLADKAVELNYIESLSYDTVDKILKKNELKPHLRKCWCIPPKQNAAFVATMEDVLEVYRLPYDPACPVICMDEKPYQLLDETRVPIPMKPAKPLREDAEYVRNGTCSIFIFTEPLAGWRHVSVRPQRTRVEWAEQVRDLLDVHYPEAPKVRLVMDNLNTHSIASLYQAFEPEVALRLAKRLEIHYTPKHGSWLNVAEIELSVMTRQCLGRRIPSLEDLAHELTAWEAGRNASQKGVDWQFTTEDARIKLKRLYPQFKD, encoded by the exons ATGAAAAAACGAGACTATATCGTAAGTCTAAACGCTGAACAACAAGAGGAACTGAAACGTATGTGTAGCCAAGGAAAGTCGACGGCGCGCGCGTTGCGGCGAGCCCAAATTCTGCTGTGGGCCGATGAAAATCGGCCAGGCGGTAAACTTTCGGATGTGGAAATCGCCGAACGCTCAAACGTGCATACCAACACGGTCCATCTCGTTCGAAAACGGTTTGCCGAGCAAGGCCTTCAGGCCACGCTTGAGCGAAAAAAGCGGTTAACCCCACCGAATCCTCCCAAAGTTACAGGCGAACTGGAAGCCCAAATCATTGCACTCAGTTGCAGTCCACCGCCCGAAGGAAAGAGCCGCTGGTCCTTGCGGATGCTGGCCGACAAAGCCGTTGAACTGAACTACATCGAAAGTCTTTCCTATGACACGGTAGATAAAATTTTAAA AAAAAACGAGCTCAAGCCTCATCTTCGTAAATGCTGGTGCATTCCGCCAAAGCAAAATGCCGCGTTCGTTGCCACCATGGAAGATGTATTGGAAGTGTATCGACTGCCTTACGATCCGGCTTGTCCCGTCATCTGCATGGACGAAAAACCGTACCAGCTTCTGGATGAAACCCGGGTGCCCATTCCGATGAAACCCGCTAAACCGCTGCGAGAAGATGCGGAGTACGTGCGCAATGGAACGTGCAGCATTTTCATTTTTACGGAACCACTTGCGGGCTGGCGACATGTGAGTGTTCGTCCACAGCGCACGCGGGTGGAATGGGCGGAACAAGTCCGCGATCTGTTGGATGTTCATTACCCGGAGGCTCCGAAAGTGCGCCTCGTGATGGATAACCTGAACACGCATTCTATCGCCTCCCTGTACCAGGCATTCGAACCGGAAGTGGCTTTGCGTCTGGCGAAACGCCTGGAAATCCATTACACACCAAAACACGGTAGTTGGCTTAATGTGGCCGAAATCGAACTCAGTGTCATGACCCGCCAGTGTCTGGGACGCCGGATTCCTTCTTTAGAAGATTTGGCCCATGAACTTACCGCATGGGAAGCGGGACGCAATGCGTCTCAAAAGGGAGTAGACTGGCAATTCACCACGGAAGACGCCCGAATCAAACTGAAACGCTTATATCCACAATTTAAAGACTGA
- a CDS encoding MFS transporter, which yields MSLTIGAFAIGMTEFVIMGLLPNVASDLNVSIPKAGQLITGYALGVAVGGPIMAIITNRLPKKMLLCLLMLLFILGNIIAAVAPSYSVLMVSRILTALTHGTFYGVGSIIASGLVRHDKRASAISLMMAGITVANIIGVPFGTFIGQHFGWRASFTSIAILGVLSLICIITFIPKIRNEASSTLIRQLKALAQPKLVLIYLAGAFGVSSLFIVFTYIAPLLEEVTGFAEHSVSWILVLFGCGVTLGNLLGGKLADWKLMPWLIVSFTLMAAVLALFWFTDRNPTAAVITIFIWGMVTFGLFPGLQLRIMTLAKDAPALASTTNHAVLNLGNAGAASLGGLVITQFGLSTLPLFGSLLSFIGLLLIVIVYVWDRRDAF from the coding sequence ATGTCTCTTACTATAGGTGCATTTGCGATCGGGATGACCGAATTCGTCATCATGGGTCTTCTTCCTAATGTTGCAAGTGACCTGAACGTAAGCATTCCGAAGGCAGGACAGCTCATTACGGGCTACGCACTCGGCGTCGCGGTTGGCGGGCCAATTATGGCGATCATTACCAACAGACTTCCGAAAAAAATGCTGCTATGTCTGCTAATGCTCTTATTTATACTCGGCAATATCATTGCCGCAGTTGCCCCAAGCTATTCGGTACTTATGGTTTCGCGAATATTAACGGCACTTACTCATGGAACTTTTTATGGCGTTGGCTCGATTATTGCCTCTGGACTCGTCCGTCACGATAAACGGGCTAGCGCTATATCGTTAATGATGGCCGGTATAACTGTCGCAAACATTATTGGCGTTCCGTTTGGCACTTTTATTGGACAGCATTTTGGGTGGAGAGCTTCCTTCACGTCCATCGCAATTTTGGGCGTCTTGTCGCTGATTTGTATTATAACTTTTATCCCTAAGATACGTAATGAGGCATCTTCCACCTTAATCCGGCAGCTTAAAGCTCTCGCTCAGCCTAAACTGGTCCTCATTTATTTAGCAGGCGCATTTGGTGTTAGCAGCCTGTTTATCGTATTCACTTATATTGCGCCGCTGCTTGAAGAAGTGACGGGATTCGCTGAACACAGTGTCAGTTGGATATTGGTGCTATTCGGCTGTGGTGTTACACTCGGCAACCTTCTTGGCGGCAAGCTGGCTGACTGGAAGCTGATGCCATGGCTAATCGTTAGCTTCACCTTAATGGCAGCTGTGCTTGCGCTGTTCTGGTTCACTGACCGGAATCCGACTGCCGCTGTCATTACGATTTTTATCTGGGGGATGGTCACATTTGGACTATTTCCTGGTCTTCAGCTTCGAATTATGACGCTCGCCAAAGACGCTCCGGCGCTCGCCTCGACAACAAACCATGCCGTGCTGAACTTGGGAAATGCAGGCGCGGCCTCTCTTGGCGGATTGGTGATTACGCAGTTCGGACTATCTACTCTACCTTTGTTCGGTTCGTTGCTCAGCTTCATCGGACTGCTGCTTATTGTCATCGTCTACGTATGGGACCGCAGAGATGCATTCTAA
- a CDS encoding SDR family NAD(P)-dependent oxidoreductase: MNRYDLKGKVALITGAGQGIGKGAAQAIAHSGANVILCGRTMDKLNEVAEEIKLLGVEVLPIKMDVSNIDEINNAVSQGVEKFGKIDILLNCAGICGEFKLVDTEPEFWDKIFDINLRGSVFMSKAVAKHMIEKGINGTIQFVSSQAGKLGEYGFPAYSASKSALHAVCQSMALELAEYNINVVTVCPGFTDTQMMQAEFQEKGALNNTDPKIHEQELIDTIPLKRMASPYEIGSLMAYLSSEEASYITGVTITIAGGYVNI; encoded by the coding sequence ATGAATCGATATGATCTAAAAGGCAAAGTTGCATTGATTACAGGTGCGGGACAAGGAATTGGAAAAGGCGCAGCACAAGCGATTGCACATAGCGGCGCTAATGTGATTTTGTGTGGTAGAACAATGGATAAGCTAAATGAAGTAGCGGAAGAAATCAAACTCTTAGGTGTAGAGGTATTGCCTATCAAAATGGATGTTTCCAATATTGATGAGATTAATAATGCGGTTTCTCAGGGTGTGGAGAAATTCGGAAAAATTGATATTCTGCTCAATTGTGCAGGTATATGCGGTGAATTCAAACTGGTAGATACTGAGCCAGAATTCTGGGATAAAATCTTTGATATCAATCTACGAGGTTCTGTGTTTATGTCAAAAGCAGTGGCAAAACATATGATTGAAAAAGGCATTAATGGAACCATACAATTTGTTTCTTCTCAGGCTGGTAAGCTTGGTGAGTATGGATTTCCTGCTTATAGTGCATCAAAATCAGCATTACATGCCGTGTGTCAGTCTATGGCTCTTGAACTTGCAGAGTATAACATCAATGTCGTCACAGTTTGCCCTGGTTTCACGGATACACAAATGATGCAAGCGGAATTCCAGGAAAAAGGCGCGCTGAATAATACCGATCCCAAAATACATGAACAAGAGTTGATTGATACTATTCCTCTAAAAAGAATGGCTTCTCCGTATGAGATAGGAAGTCTCATGGCGTATCTTTCCTCAGAAGAAGCTTCTTATATCACTGGTGTAACAATCACCATCGCAGGAGGTTATGTGAATATATAA
- a CDS encoding IS5 family transposase (programmed frameshift), which yields MRRRYELTDEEWNILEPLLPPARKKQGGRPPKDRRQMLNAVLWVARAGAPWRDLPGYYGPWSSAYSFFWRLQKANLWDEILKHVAIEPDWEQVMVDATIVRVHQHGAGAKGGKDRQAIGRSSGGLTTKIHAMVDALGYPLRFELTPGQDHDSVTGYRLLHELDFCPGEVLADRAYDTNAILELLQSRAITPVIPSKRNRRVKRPLDSEAYKERHLIECFFNKVKNYRRLATRYEKTANMFIAFLTLLSIRLWLK from the exons ATGAGACGAAGATACGAGTTAACGGATGAAGAATGGAATATACTTGAACCCCTGTTGCCCCCGGCCCGAAAAAAACAAGGAGGACGTCCGCCTAAGGATCGGCGCCAGATGCTCAATGCGGTGCTCTGGGTAGCTCGAGCGGGAGCGCCATGGCGAGATTTACCGGGTTATTATGGCCCTTGGTCTTCCGCCTACAGTTTTTTCTGGCGATTGCAGAAAGCAAACCTTTGGGATGAAATATTGAAGCATGTCGCCATCGAACCGGATTGGGAGCAAGTGATGGTCGATGCCACCATCGTCCGCGTCCATCAACATGGAGCGGGCGCAAAAGGGGGCA AGGACCGGCAGGCCATCGGGCGTTCGAGCGGAGGATTAACCACTAAAATTCATGCGATGGTGGACGCGCTCGGCTATCCGCTGCGTTTCGAATTGACGCCAGGACAAGACCACGATTCGGTCACCGGCTATCGACTTCTTCATGAATTGGACTTCTGCCCGGGCGAAGTGTTGGCTGATCGCGCCTACGATACGAACGCCATTCTGGAGCTTTTGCAAAGCCGAGCGATCACTCCGGTGATCCCAAGCAAACGCAATCGGCGGGTAAAGCGTCCGTTAGATTCTGAAGCGTATAAAGAGCGACACTTAATCGAATGCTTTTTCAACAAAGTGAAAAACTATCGAAGACTGGCGACCCGCTATGAAAAAACAGCGAATATGTTCATCGCTTTTTTGACGTTGCTTTCCATTCGTTTATGGCTCAAATAG